A genomic region of Gemmatimonadales bacterium contains the following coding sequences:
- the msrP gene encoding protein-methionine-sulfoxide reductase catalytic subunit MsrP: protein MLIRRAPEIASSEVTDEGLYHSRREWLRAAGVAMAALATPGVARAAQGRQPEDKPTPYDVITTYNNFYEFGTAKEDPARNGGTLRTRPWVVKVSGEVKRPASYDLDDLLKGLPVVERTYRMRCVEAWSMVIPWQGVRMVDLIRKLDPGSNAKYVEFVTLYDPKQMPGQRSRTLDWPYVEALRLDEATHPLTLMATGIYGKPLLNQNGAPLRLTVPWKYGFKSGKSIVEIRFSESQPATTWNVAAPQEYGFYANVNPDVSHPRWSQKSERRLGEFFRRPTLPFNGYGDQVASLYSGLDLRVNY from the coding sequence ATGCTGATTCGTCGGGCGCCAGAGATCGCCAGTTCGGAAGTAACCGATGAGGGGCTCTATCACTCCCGGCGGGAGTGGCTTCGAGCTGCCGGGGTGGCCATGGCGGCCCTGGCAACACCGGGCGTGGCACGAGCCGCTCAGGGCCGTCAGCCCGAGGACAAGCCGACCCCGTACGACGTCATTACCACGTACAACAATTTCTATGAGTTCGGCACCGCGAAGGAGGATCCCGCTCGGAACGGGGGAACGCTCCGGACCAGGCCGTGGGTGGTCAAGGTGTCGGGCGAGGTCAAGCGCCCCGCCAGCTACGATCTGGACGATCTGCTCAAAGGATTGCCCGTGGTCGAGCGTACCTATCGGATGCGATGTGTCGAGGCCTGGTCGATGGTGATTCCGTGGCAGGGCGTCCGGATGGTCGATCTGATCCGGAAGCTCGACCCCGGCAGCAACGCGAAGTACGTGGAATTCGTCACGCTCTATGACCCGAAGCAGATGCCCGGGCAGCGCAGCCGGACGCTCGACTGGCCCTACGTCGAAGCCCTCCGCCTCGACGAGGCAACGCATCCGCTCACACTGATGGCCACCGGCATCTACGGCAAGCCGCTGCTCAATCAGAACGGCGCGCCGCTTCGGCTCACGGTCCCGTGGAAGTACGGCTTCAAGAGCGGCAAGAGCATCGTGGAAATCCGGTTCTCCGAGTCTCAGCCGGCCACCACCTGGAACGTGGCAGCTCCGCAGGAGTACGGTTTCTATGCCAACGTCAACCCGGACGTGTCGCATCCGCGCTGGAGCCAGAAGTCGGAGCGGCGCCTGGGCGAGTTCTTCCGTCGGCCGACGCTCCCGTTCAACGGGTACGGCGATCAGGTGGCTTCGCTCTACAGCGGTCTCGATCTGCGAGTGAACTATTGA
- a CDS encoding sulfoxide reductase heme-binding subunit YedZ gives MPEPGAAALVRRVLKPILWIACLAPAGWLVHGLIRQDLGADPVKTLTHTTGLSALVILLVTLAVTPVRRLLDQPALIRLRRPLGLFAFFYATLHLAIYAVFDHRLSVAEIGADIIEHPWVLVGFLAFLILALLAATSPVAMVRRLGRRWQRLHRLVYLAAGLAVLHFFWLVKWDASEPLVYAAVLAVLLISRLIVRPRHKRSASPGS, from the coding sequence GTGCCTGAGCCGGGGGCGGCGGCGCTGGTGCGACGGGTGCTCAAGCCGATCCTTTGGATTGCCTGCCTGGCACCTGCGGGATGGCTGGTTCACGGACTGATCCGACAGGACCTTGGAGCCGATCCGGTCAAGACGCTGACCCACACCACCGGCCTCTCGGCGCTGGTCATACTGCTGGTGACCCTGGCCGTGACGCCGGTTCGTCGGCTGCTCGACCAGCCGGCGCTGATCCGGCTCCGCCGGCCGCTCGGGCTCTTTGCCTTTTTCTACGCGACACTACACCTCGCGATCTATGCGGTCTTCGATCACCGCCTGTCGGTAGCCGAAATCGGTGCCGACATCATCGAGCACCCCTGGGTTCTCGTCGGTTTCCTGGCCTTTCTGATCCTGGCCCTGCTTGCGGCGACCTCGCCGGTGGCCATGGTGCGCCGACTGGGGCGGCGCTGGCAGCGGCTCCACCGGCTGGTCTACCTGGCGGCCGGGCTCGCGGTGCTCCACTTCTTTTGGCTGGTGAAATGGGATGCGAGCGAGCCGCTCGTCTATGCCGCCGTGCTGGCAGTCCTGCTGATCAGCCGGCTGATTGTGCGCCCTCGTCACAAGCGGTCGGCGTCCCCGGGTTCGTAG
- a CDS encoding TonB-dependent receptor, with translation MFGLGKNRSSAGRLARAAGLAGFIAIASVGSADAQQTGGVEGRVTGAAKEPIHAALVQVIGTGKSVQTSPDGRYRIEGIPAGQYTVAVRAIGWKTARIPVAVTAGSVVVVDASLTNDAVVLSDVVVSVSREAQSRSEATTSVGVVDRTVLEQARPHHPAEIVARVPGAWVANLSGEGHFTAIRQPITTKPMYAYLEDGVPTRSTGFFNHNALYEVNLPGAERVEVIKGPGSALYGSDAIGGVVNSYTRAPSDRPSGELFVEGGRFGYARVLGTASNAWGSNGLRADLNLTRSDSYRDGAPYARQSGTVRWDHRLSDAASLKTVVAFSHIDQPGDGGSDVTQADFDARPTANYTPIAYRRVLAVRASSSLERQSGLSHFTATVYGRHNRLELMPSWQLSFDPQIWDSKNQSVGLMGRYRQTVLPLRANLSAGVDLEVSPGSRMEQAILPVRDGAFFRDYTPGVVQYDYDVTFWQTSPYVQAEVNPAAGLRLDLGLRFDNVGFDYDTRLDPIATGPHRRPASTGVSYQRLSPKLGASFEVTRGLNLFASYRAAFRAPSESQLFRQGSALNTIDLAPVKADNYEAGTRVALGSRVSFEATVYQLDIEDDILTLTDPVTGLRSASNAGATRHRGVELGAAVEPVRGLRIDGSWTVTKQEYLEWRPSAALDYSGNEIEIAPRDMGRVGATLTPRAFGRGHLAAEWLHMGSYWMDPQNTEKYAGHDVFSVSGSLPVTAQFDVVGRVHNIGDTRFAETSSYTALQGRRYRPGPPRTFYLGLQYRFGAQGG, from the coding sequence ATGTTCGGACTTGGGAAGAACCGGTCGAGTGCCGGTCGACTCGCGCGTGCCGCGGGTCTGGCGGGTTTCATCGCAATCGCGTCGGTCGGTTCCGCCGATGCGCAGCAGACAGGTGGAGTCGAGGGCCGGGTGACCGGCGCGGCCAAGGAGCCGATCCACGCCGCCTTGGTGCAGGTCATCGGGACCGGCAAGTCGGTCCAGACCTCACCCGACGGACGCTATCGGATCGAGGGAATTCCTGCCGGCCAGTACACCGTGGCGGTTCGGGCCATCGGGTGGAAGACCGCCCGGATCCCGGTGGCCGTCACTGCCGGGTCGGTAGTCGTTGTCGACGCTTCGCTCACCAACGATGCCGTGGTGCTCTCTGATGTCGTGGTGAGCGTCTCTCGCGAGGCGCAGTCGCGGTCCGAGGCGACGACCAGCGTTGGTGTGGTCGATCGGACGGTTCTGGAGCAGGCCAGGCCGCACCATCCGGCCGAGATCGTGGCCCGCGTGCCGGGCGCCTGGGTGGCGAACTTGAGCGGTGAGGGCCACTTCACCGCGATTCGTCAACCGATCACGACCAAGCCGATGTATGCCTATCTCGAGGACGGGGTACCCACCCGCTCGACCGGCTTCTTCAATCACAACGCGCTCTACGAAGTGAACCTGCCGGGTGCCGAGCGGGTCGAGGTCATCAAGGGACCTGGCTCCGCGTTGTATGGCAGCGACGCCATCGGCGGTGTGGTCAACTCGTACACGCGCGCACCGAGCGATCGCCCGAGTGGCGAGCTCTTCGTCGAAGGCGGGCGTTTCGGCTATGCCCGGGTACTCGGTACGGCGAGCAACGCCTGGGGATCCAACGGACTCCGAGCCGATCTCAACCTGACTCGCTCCGACAGCTACCGGGACGGCGCACCGTACGCTCGGCAGAGCGGCACCGTGCGCTGGGATCACCGCCTCAGCGACGCTGCGTCGCTCAAGACGGTGGTGGCCTTTTCGCACATCGATCAGCCGGGGGACGGTGGCAGTGATGTGACGCAAGCCGACTTCGATGCGCGTCCAACCGCGAACTACACTCCGATTGCGTACCGCCGGGTGCTCGCGGTACGGGCGTCGTCGTCCCTCGAGCGGCAGAGCGGCTTGTCTCACTTTACCGCCACGGTTTATGGGCGACACAACCGGCTCGAGCTGATGCCCTCCTGGCAGCTCAGCTTCGACCCGCAGATCTGGGACAGCAAGAACCAGTCGGTCGGCCTGATGGGACGCTACCGGCAGACGGTGCTGCCGCTGCGCGCCAACCTGAGCGCCGGCGTCGATCTCGAGGTCAGCCCGGGCAGCAGGATGGAACAGGCGATTCTGCCCGTGCGCGATGGCGCGTTCTTTCGCGATTACACGCCGGGCGTCGTGCAGTACGACTACGACGTCACCTTCTGGCAGACCTCACCCTACGTACAGGCCGAGGTCAATCCCGCAGCCGGCTTGCGGCTCGATCTGGGGCTCCGCTTCGACAACGTTGGTTTCGACTACGATACCCGGCTCGATCCGATCGCGACCGGACCACACCGGCGCCCGGCCTCGACCGGAGTGTCCTACCAGCGCCTGAGTCCCAAGCTCGGCGCCTCGTTCGAAGTGACGCGCGGGCTCAACCTGTTTGCGTCCTACCGTGCGGCCTTCCGGGCGCCCTCCGAGAGCCAGTTGTTCCGGCAGGGATCGGCGCTCAATACGATCGACCTCGCGCCGGTCAAGGCGGACAATTACGAAGCGGGGACGCGCGTGGCGCTCGGCAGCCGGGTCAGCTTCGAGGCGACCGTCTACCAGCTCGATATCGAGGACGACATTCTGACGCTCACCGATCCGGTCACCGGGCTGCGCAGCGCCAGCAACGCCGGCGCGACCCGTCACCGCGGCGTCGAACTGGGTGCCGCGGTCGAGCCGGTGCGCGGCTTGCGGATCGACGGCAGCTGGACCGTTACCAAGCAGGAATACCTCGAGTGGCGCCCCAGTGCCGCGCTCGACTACAGCGGCAACGAGATCGAGATCGCTCCGCGCGACATGGGACGGGTCGGCGCCACCTTGACGCCGCGGGCGTTCGGGCGCGGCCACCTCGCGGCCGAGTGGCTCCACATGGGTTCCTACTGGATGGACCCGCAGAACACCGAGAAGTACGCGGGGCATGACGTCTTCTCGGTGTCGGGGTCGTTGCCGGTAACTGCGCAGTTCGACGTAGTCGGCCGGGTCCACAATATCGGCGACACCCGTTTTGCCGAGACCTCGTCGTACACGGCGTTGCAGGGTCGCCGCTACCGGCCCGGGCCGCCCCGCACGTTCTACCTCGGCCTGCAGTACCGCTTCGGCGCCCAAGGAGGCTGA
- a CDS encoding exo-alpha-sialidase: MMQWIRVVGALALTAMAGCRPGTVPMTPIELASGATATGATPMMLVTSAGDRVLSWVAVDSVSGREALFVEVTRDGATSGDPVVVVRDSLGGINPHGEAPPRLAESSDGAIYVMYTVGKEVPGSRFPRSALRLIRSDDGGRSWSEPVSVNEGERFGSHNFHAVLGGPGGAVHAAWLSSHHGRSMVWIRQSKDGGRNWDTARAIDSAAACPCCRTGLALGPDGSLYVAWRRIFDGEVRDVVVMRSPDGGTTWDEPVRPRQDGWVFHGCPHAGPSLEVDQAGAVHVAWWTGKPGEAGVYYARSADAGKSFEAVPIAVGEKAAPAHVQLAVGSFGTVVGWDDGLTASPRILIRAAAPGGRFGPEIQLSQGGAATYPVFAVLRDTLQVAWSQKAADVYRADEAARPDMDDPKAVMPLPRVGQSEIFTRRAKVADLMIAN, translated from the coding sequence ATGATGCAGTGGATCCGGGTGGTCGGCGCGCTGGCGCTGACGGCAATGGCAGGTTGCAGACCTGGCACCGTGCCGATGACGCCGATCGAGCTGGCGTCGGGGGCGACGGCCACCGGTGCCACGCCGATGATGTTGGTCACCTCGGCAGGCGATCGCGTTCTGTCGTGGGTCGCGGTCGATTCCGTCAGCGGTCGCGAAGCGCTCTTCGTCGAGGTCACTCGCGACGGCGCCACCAGCGGCGATCCGGTCGTCGTCGTGCGCGACTCCCTGGGCGGTATCAATCCGCACGGGGAGGCGCCTCCGCGCCTGGCGGAGTCGTCCGACGGCGCGATCTACGTGATGTACACCGTCGGCAAGGAAGTGCCTGGTTCGCGCTTTCCGCGAAGCGCGCTCCGACTGATCCGGTCGGACGACGGCGGCCGCAGCTGGAGCGAGCCGGTCAGCGTCAACGAGGGTGAACGCTTCGGTTCGCACAACTTCCACGCGGTGCTGGGCGGGCCGGGCGGAGCGGTGCACGCGGCCTGGTTGAGTTCCCATCACGGTCGGTCGATGGTCTGGATCCGGCAGTCGAAAGACGGCGGCCGGAACTGGGACACGGCCCGCGCCATCGACAGCGCGGCGGCGTGCCCCTGTTGCCGAACGGGCTTGGCGCTTGGTCCGGATGGCAGCCTCTACGTGGCCTGGCGGCGGATCTTCGACGGCGAGGTTCGGGATGTTGTCGTGATGCGGTCGCCGGACGGGGGTACCACCTGGGACGAGCCTGTCCGACCCCGTCAGGACGGCTGGGTCTTCCACGGGTGTCCCCACGCCGGTCCGTCGCTTGAAGTTGACCAGGCGGGTGCGGTGCACGTTGCCTGGTGGACCGGCAAGCCCGGCGAGGCAGGTGTGTACTACGCCCGGTCGGCCGACGCCGGCAAATCCTTCGAGGCGGTCCCGATTGCGGTGGGCGAGAAGGCCGCGCCGGCCCATGTGCAGCTGGCGGTCGGCAGCTTCGGAACCGTGGTCGGCTGGGATGACGGTCTCACCGCGTCGCCCCGGATCCTGATCCGGGCCGCAGCGCCGGGCGGCCGGTTCGGTCCTGAAATCCAGCTGAGTCAGGGCGGGGCGGCAACCTACCCCGTCTTTGCGGTGCTCCGGGACACCCTGCAGGTGGCCTGGAGCCAGAAGGCTGCCGACGTCTACCGGGCCGATGAGGCGGCTCGCCCGGACATGGACGACCCCAAAGCGGTCATGCCGCTGCCGCGGGTGGGCCAGTCTGAGATCTTCACCCGGCGCGCCAAGGTTGCGGACCTCATGATCGCCAACTAG
- the pyrR gene encoding bifunctional pyr operon transcriptional regulator/uracil phosphoribosyltransferase PyrR: MTSTSRVLDARAMSRALSRMASEIVERCQGVEGVILVGIQRRGVELAQRLAVLLERNEGHPIPQGKLDITLYRDDLQSIGPRPLVGETSLPKGLDGNTVVIVDDVLYTGRTIRAALDELADFGRPRRILLCVLVDRGGRELPIQADIVGLTIGTVPGDRVDVLVHEHDGEDAVMLVRAQ, translated from the coding sequence ATGACATCTACGAGCCGGGTTCTCGATGCACGCGCAATGAGTCGCGCACTGTCCCGCATGGCGAGTGAAATCGTCGAGCGGTGCCAGGGAGTCGAGGGGGTCATTCTGGTGGGAATTCAGCGGCGGGGCGTTGAGCTGGCTCAACGTCTCGCCGTTTTGCTCGAGCGGAACGAAGGGCATCCGATTCCCCAGGGCAAACTCGATATCACCCTCTATCGCGACGATCTCCAGTCGATCGGGCCTCGTCCACTCGTTGGCGAGACCAGCCTGCCCAAGGGTCTCGACGGAAACACGGTCGTGATCGTCGACGACGTGCTCTACACCGGACGAACCATCCGGGCCGCCCTGGACGAACTGGCCGACTTCGGACGGCCTCGCCGGATCCTCCTCTGCGTCCTGGTCGATCGGGGCGGGCGGGAACTGCCGATCCAGGCCGACATCGTGGGTCTCACCATCGGAACCGTTCCCGGCGATCGGGTCGACGTCCTGGTCCACGAGCACGATGGCGAGGACGCCGTCATGCTGGTTCGGGCCCAATGA
- a CDS encoding aspartate carbamoyltransferase catalytic subunit, with protein MSGALGKDLVGLEHLTAEQIVAILDTAEPFKEVSERSIKKVPALRGKTIVNLFFEASTRTRISFEFAEKRLSADTVNVATQASSVSKGETLVDTARNLEAMRIDMVVIRHPSSGAARFLGERIRSNVINAGDGKHEHPTQALLDLLTLRDRFGRIEGLKVAICGDVLHSRVARSNIWGLTKLGAQVAACGPPTLLPKGLESLGVTVMHRIEEAIGWADALNVLRLQLERMEGGFVPSLREYNRIYGVTTERLERAPKDLIIMHPGPINRGVEIDSDVADGPHSVILPQVTNGVAVRMAVLYLLAGGSPDWRSQAADDR; from the coding sequence ATGAGCGGCGCCCTCGGCAAGGACCTGGTCGGGCTGGAGCACCTGACGGCCGAGCAGATCGTGGCAATTCTGGATACCGCCGAGCCGTTCAAAGAGGTCAGCGAGCGGTCGATCAAGAAGGTACCGGCCCTCCGCGGCAAGACGATCGTCAATCTCTTCTTCGAAGCCTCGACCCGAACCCGGATTTCCTTCGAGTTTGCCGAAAAACGCCTCTCGGCCGACACCGTCAATGTCGCCACCCAAGCGAGCTCGGTATCCAAGGGCGAGACCCTCGTCGATACCGCGCGCAATCTCGAGGCGATGCGGATCGACATGGTGGTGATTCGCCACCCGTCGAGCGGCGCCGCCCGGTTCCTGGGTGAACGGATCCGGTCCAACGTGATCAACGCCGGCGACGGCAAGCACGAGCACCCCACCCAGGCGCTGCTCGATCTGCTCACCTTGCGAGACCGGTTCGGTCGGATCGAAGGCCTCAAGGTCGCCATCTGTGGCGATGTGCTGCACAGTCGGGTGGCCCGGAGCAATATCTGGGGTCTGACCAAGCTTGGTGCGCAAGTCGCGGCGTGCGGACCGCCCACGCTGCTGCCCAAAGGACTCGAGTCGCTCGGTGTGACCGTGATGCATCGCATCGAGGAAGCGATCGGCTGGGCCGACGCCTTGAACGTGCTCCGGCTGCAGCTCGAACGGATGGAGGGAGGCTTTGTGCCGTCGCTCCGCGAGTACAACCGGATTTACGGGGTGACCACCGAGCGGCTCGAACGAGCCCCCAAGGATCTCATCATCATGCACCCGGGGCCGATCAACCGCGGCGTGGAAATCGACAGCGACGTGGCTGACGGTCCGCACAGCGTGATCCTTCCTCAGGTGACCAACGGCGTGGCCGTTCGAATGGCCGTGCTCTATCTCCTCGCCGGCGGGTCGCCCGACTGGCGGAGTCAGGCAGCAGACGACCGATGA
- a CDS encoding dihydroorotase — MNALLIAGGRVIDPSRGTDGVADVYIQDGRIEAVGRNIAVEEGTPRIDATGKVVAPGFIDVHVHLREPGQEHMETIATGTTSAVAGGFTGVCAMPNTDPVIDNQAAVGFVVRQAIRAGKARVYPIGCVSLGQNGQQLAEFGEMIAAGAVAVSDDGKPVVSSQLMRTALEYAKVFGIPVADHCEDHTLAQGGAMHEGEVATRLGLKGIPSAAEEIMVARDIILAELTGGHVHLCHMSTRGSVELIRRAKEKGLNVTAEATPHHFSLTHRCCEAYNTNAKMNPPLREDPDVEAIRQGLRDGTIDCIATDHAPHHYDAKQREFDQAPNGIVGLETALAVGLRELVAPGLLSLPDLVARMSTVPARVFKLPGGTLAIGAPADVVVFDPGRQWIVRAEDLHSKSTNSPYLGETFTGQAEVTVVGGRVVFDRDRKFAAT, encoded by the coding sequence ATGAATGCTCTTTTGATTGCCGGGGGTCGTGTCATCGATCCCTCTCGCGGCACCGATGGCGTGGCCGACGTGTACATCCAGGACGGCCGGATCGAAGCGGTCGGCCGCAACATTGCCGTCGAAGAGGGAACCCCTCGGATCGACGCAACCGGCAAAGTCGTGGCGCCCGGGTTCATTGACGTGCACGTGCACCTGCGCGAACCGGGGCAGGAGCACATGGAGACCATCGCCACCGGCACCACCTCGGCGGTTGCCGGCGGGTTTACCGGCGTCTGCGCCATGCCGAACACCGATCCGGTCATCGACAACCAGGCCGCGGTGGGTTTCGTGGTCCGCCAGGCAATCCGGGCCGGCAAGGCGCGGGTCTATCCGATCGGCTGCGTCTCGCTCGGGCAGAACGGCCAGCAGCTGGCCGAGTTTGGCGAGATGATCGCGGCCGGCGCGGTGGCGGTCAGTGACGACGGCAAGCCGGTGGTTTCGAGCCAGCTGATGCGGACGGCGCTCGAGTACGCCAAGGTCTTCGGGATTCCCGTGGCGGATCATTGCGAGGACCACACCCTGGCCCAGGGCGGCGCGATGCACGAGGGCGAGGTTGCCACTCGCCTTGGCCTCAAGGGTATTCCTTCGGCAGCCGAAGAGATCATGGTGGCGCGGGACATCATTCTTGCGGAGCTGACGGGTGGGCATGTCCACCTCTGCCACATGTCGACTCGCGGCTCGGTCGAACTGATTCGGCGCGCCAAGGAGAAGGGCCTCAATGTCACGGCCGAGGCCACCCCGCATCATTTCAGCCTGACCCACCGCTGCTGTGAGGCGTACAACACCAACGCCAAGATGAACCCGCCGTTGCGCGAGGATCCGGACGTCGAGGCGATCCGTCAGGGGCTTCGCGACGGGACCATCGACTGCATCGCCACCGATCACGCCCCGCACCATTACGATGCCAAGCAGCGGGAGTTCGACCAGGCGCCCAACGGAATCGTCGGGCTCGAAACTGCCCTGGCGGTCGGGCTCCGCGAGCTGGTAGCGCCCGGCCTCCTGAGCCTGCCGGATCTCGTCGCCCGGATGAGTACGGTGCCGGCCCGAGTCTTTAAACTTCCTGGGGGCACGCTGGCCATTGGGGCCCCGGCCGACGTCGTCGTTTTCGATCCGGGACGGCAGTGGATCGTTCGGGCAGAGGATTTGCACTCCAAGAGCACCAACAGCCCCTATCTTGGTGAGACGTTCACGGGGCAGGCCGAGGTGACCGTAGTGGGGGGCCGGGTGGTCTTTGACCGGGACCGGAAATTCGCTGCGACGTAA
- the rpsT gene encoding 30S ribosomal protein S20: MPRIKSAKKRLRQTKTRTAANRQKRSQLRTALKNARKATDAATRATTFASAEKLLDRAGQKRLIHPNTAARQKSRLAKAKNAAAASA; the protein is encoded by the coding sequence ATGCCGAGGATCAAGTCCGCCAAGAAGCGGTTGCGTCAGACCAAGACCCGCACCGCCGCCAATCGCCAGAAGCGGAGCCAGCTCCGGACCGCGCTGAAGAATGCTCGGAAGGCCACCGACGCCGCCACCCGCGCGACGACTTTCGCCTCGGCTGAAAAGCTGCTCGACCGGGCCGGTCAGAAGCGCCTGATCCATCCCAACACGGCTGCCCGTCAGAAGAGCCGGTTGGCCAAGGCCAAGAACGCTGCGGCCGCCAGCGCCTGA
- a CDS encoding ABC transporter ATP-binding protein: protein MVELNGLTRTFGDRIVVDRVSFALREGELCALLGPNGAGKTTTVRMLLGLIGVSAGSARVAGVNLPGARPDLARLRAATGVLTETPGLYDRLTAYENLALFGRLYGLEGPRLADTIERQLRGMQLWDRRDDLVATYSKGMKQRLAIVRAVFHDPSVIFFDEPTSGLDPQSAREVRLLIRSLKQAGRTILVCTHNLAEAAELADVVAIVQRRLLAFGPPSSLGGQGGAEQVAIEVAGDPRPAAAVLTALPFGLELELQGETVLVRPAGERIPAMVEALVGAGIGVRAVVPIRRTLEDVYLATIASAE from the coding sequence ATGGTCGAACTCAACGGCTTGACCCGCACCTTCGGCGACCGGATCGTGGTCGATCGAGTGAGCTTCGCGCTCCGTGAGGGCGAGCTGTGTGCGCTGCTCGGTCCGAACGGGGCGGGCAAGACCACGACCGTGCGCATGCTGCTGGGCCTGATCGGGGTCTCGGCGGGTTCGGCGCGGGTGGCCGGGGTCAACCTTCCGGGAGCCAGGCCCGATCTGGCCCGGCTCCGTGCTGCCACCGGCGTGCTCACGGAGACGCCCGGTCTCTACGACCGGCTGACCGCCTATGAGAACCTGGCGCTCTTCGGCCGCCTCTACGGTCTCGAGGGGCCTCGCCTGGCGGACACCATCGAGCGCCAGCTGAGAGGCATGCAGCTCTGGGACCGGCGCGACGATCTCGTGGCGACCTACAGCAAGGGCATGAAACAGCGGCTCGCGATCGTCCGCGCTGTCTTCCACGACCCCTCGGTCATCTTCTTCGACGAGCCGACCTCCGGGCTCGACCCGCAGTCGGCCCGTGAGGTGCGGCTGCTGATTCGATCGCTCAAGCAGGCAGGACGGACCATCCTGGTCTGCACCCACAACTTGGCTGAAGCCGCGGAGCTGGCCGATGTGGTGGCCATCGTGCAGCGCCGCCTGCTTGCGTTCGGGCCGCCCTCATCGCTTGGCGGGCAGGGCGGTGCCGAGCAGGTTGCTATCGAGGTGGCTGGCGATCCGCGCCCCGCGGCCGCGGTGCTGACCGCGCTGCCATTCGGCCTGGAACTGGAGCTGCAGGGCGAGACGGTGCTGGTCCGTCCGGCCGGTGAGCGCATCCCGGCGATGGTGGAGGCGCTGGTTGGAGCCGGTATCGGGGTTCGCGCCGTGGTGCCGATTCGTCGCACCCTCGAGGACGTCTACCTGGCCACGATTGCGAGCGCCGAATGA
- a CDS encoding ABC transporter permease subunit has protein sequence MKPVLSLFLRKELRDIRGNAQVWVGYLLLPLIGVGIPIVLLSLLPLDPALPGIDPDFAALFRFAALDPILAGYPEGERVMRLLVREVGAFFLFMPVLLSSMGAAMSIAAEKQQRTLEPILATPVEDREFLLAKLLAAAVPGTLVTWGAGILYALGTVVVSVVRLGYPVFPGLPFAVALLLLVPFAGGIAALIGMRASMRAADVQAAAQMAGLWVIPAALVLIGLLGRPAMRSVPLALLALVLFGFLFWWLFVGTLKRFDREEILVRWRR, from the coding sequence ATGAAGCCGGTGCTGTCACTCTTCCTCCGCAAGGAGCTCCGCGATATTCGCGGCAATGCCCAGGTCTGGGTCGGGTACCTGCTCCTGCCCCTCATTGGCGTCGGTATTCCGATCGTGCTGCTGTCGCTGCTGCCGCTCGATCCGGCGTTGCCGGGTATCGATCCGGACTTCGCGGCCCTGTTCCGGTTTGCGGCGCTCGATCCGATCCTCGCAGGCTATCCGGAAGGGGAACGGGTCATGCGGCTGCTGGTTCGCGAAGTTGGCGCCTTCTTCCTGTTCATGCCGGTGCTCCTGTCGAGCATGGGGGCGGCCATGTCGATCGCGGCGGAGAAGCAGCAGCGAACCCTCGAGCCGATCCTCGCGACGCCGGTGGAGGATCGGGAGTTTCTGCTCGCCAAGCTGCTGGCGGCGGCCGTGCCAGGTACCCTGGTGACCTGGGGCGCCGGCATTCTGTACGCGCTTGGTACGGTAGTCGTCTCGGTGGTGCGGCTCGGGTATCCGGTATTCCCGGGTCTGCCGTTTGCCGTGGCGCTGCTGCTGCTGGTGCCGTTTGCCGGGGGCATTGCCGCGCTGATCGGGATGCGAGCCTCGATGCGGGCCGCCGACGTCCAGGCCGCTGCCCAGATGGCGGGCCTCTGGGTCATCCCTGCGGCTCTGGTACTGATCGGTTTGCTCGGTCGTCCCGCGATGCGGAGCGTGCCGCTCGCGCTGCTGGCGCTCGTGCTGTTCGGGTTCTTGTTCTGGTGGCTCTTCGTCGGTACGCTCAAGCGATTCGATCGCGAAGAGATCCTGGTCCGCTGGCGACGGTAG